A single window of Desulfovibrio sp. G11 DNA harbors:
- a CDS encoding cytochrome c maturation protein CcmE — translation MARKKNTGIYVAALLLFLGGVGYLVYSGFSENSVYFLNVSEAQAATPDKLASARLFGTVAPEGIEKASAGTGVNFLLADKDNAGQAIAVRYSGTVPDTFKAGAEVIVEGGMDAQGHFVAKTLMTKCPSKYQKENRQS, via the coding sequence ATGGCCCGCAAAAAAAATACCGGCATCTATGTAGCGGCGCTGCTGCTTTTTCTTGGCGGCGTGGGCTATCTGGTGTATTCCGGCTTTTCGGAGAACAGCGTCTATTTTCTGAATGTTTCCGAAGCTCAGGCCGCCACGCCGGACAAGCTGGCTTCTGCCCGGCTTTTCGGTACTGTCGCCCCTGAAGGCATTGAAAAGGCTTCGGCCGGAACCGGCGTCAATTTTCTTCTTGCAGACAAGGACAATGCAGGTCAGGCCATTGCGGTGCGCTACAGCGGCACTGTGCCCGATACCTTCAAGGCCGGGGCCGAGGTTATTGTTGAGGGCGGCATGGACGCCCAGGGCCATTTTGTGGCCAAAACCCTCATGACCAAGTGTCCGTCCAAGTACCAGAAAGAAAACCGCCAGAGCTGA
- a CDS encoding heme lyase CcmF/NrfE family subunit has product MYVFAFALLLLALLASLGGGGLALLQLWQGREDSLRLVEKTHIVVSGALLVASAILLHALFWFDFQVQYVASYTDRILPVFYRLTAFWAGQPGSMLFWALAVGVSGSLFACTRAYKGISRPTRLWYWAFFYTIMAFFALILTNWSNPFMLQTPVPADGNGLNPLLQNPGMIIHPPLLFLGYGGFTIPACLALAQALSGKADTEGEWFRISRPVIILAWLFLTAGIVLGAWWAYMELGWGGYWAWDPVENASLIPWLIASAALHTLIVEDRRNKLGRVNVAMMALTTVSAFFATYLVRSGVIDSVHAFGDGSVGTPLTLFILAGLAVSLWVPLASPCRGRPLSGLDSREGFLTLVAWVLLALAGIILVATMWPVISKLWSAAPRGLDANFYNRVCLPLGALLMLMMAACPWLGWGGGVRNKKAFFAVVATFAVSGAAIWLMGYRQPTALLGAASSVAILTGIVFQLADRSVRRQPNSLGALGAHLGMALMAIGIAFSGPYKIERDIHFTVGQTQTLAGYKATLLELEEGRRPGYEYIAAKVRITDKDGKELGVVAPERRLYEKFGSMQFSEVDVIPSLGDELYASLLGLDEDSHVVVKLSVEPLVNWLWIGGTIMCLVPLLGLRRRKPADAAEAAELADGLDEDDAVPDDPGSDGKHGAA; this is encoded by the coding sequence ATGTACGTTTTTGCCTTTGCCCTCCTTCTTTTGGCCTTGCTCGCCTCCTTGGGCGGCGGCGGTCTGGCCCTGCTGCAACTGTGGCAAGGACGCGAAGACTCCCTGCGCCTTGTGGAAAAAACCCATATAGTCGTCAGCGGCGCTCTGCTTGTTGCTTCGGCCATATTGCTGCACGCGCTTTTCTGGTTTGATTTTCAGGTGCAGTATGTAGCCAGCTATACCGACCGCATCCTGCCGGTCTTTTACCGCCTTACGGCTTTCTGGGCCGGACAGCCCGGCTCCATGCTTTTCTGGGCGCTGGCCGTTGGCGTCAGTGGCTCTCTTTTCGCATGTACGCGCGCCTATAAGGGCATCAGCCGTCCCACACGGCTGTGGTACTGGGCCTTTTTTTACACGATCATGGCCTTTTTTGCCCTTATTCTCACGAACTGGAGCAATCCTTTCATGCTTCAGACCCCTGTTCCGGCCGATGGCAACGGCCTGAACCCCCTGCTGCAAAATCCCGGCATGATCATTCACCCGCCCCTGCTCTTTCTCGGGTACGGCGGTTTTACCATTCCTGCCTGCCTTGCCCTGGCCCAGGCGCTTTCGGGCAAGGCCGATACCGAAGGGGAATGGTTCCGCATTTCGAGGCCGGTGATTATTCTCGCATGGCTGTTCCTTACCGCGGGCATTGTGCTTGGCGCGTGGTGGGCCTATATGGAGCTTGGCTGGGGCGGCTACTGGGCCTGGGACCCGGTGGAAAACGCCTCGCTTATTCCCTGGCTCATCGCCTCCGCAGCCCTGCATACCCTTATTGTTGAGGACCGTCGCAACAAACTCGGACGCGTCAACGTGGCCATGATGGCCCTGACCACGGTTTCCGCTTTTTTTGCCACATATCTTGTCCGCAGCGGTGTTATCGACTCCGTACACGCTTTTGGCGACGGCAGTGTTGGGACTCCCCTGACCCTGTTCATCCTGGCGGGGCTGGCTGTTTCCCTGTGGGTTCCGCTGGCAAGCCCCTGCCGTGGCCGCCCCCTGTCGGGCCTGGACAGCCGTGAGGGCTTTCTTACCCTCGTGGCCTGGGTGCTGCTGGCGCTTGCGGGCATTATTCTGGTGGCGACCATGTGGCCGGTCATCAGCAAGTTGTGGTCCGCCGCTCCCCGCGGCCTTGACGCCAATTTCTACAATCGCGTGTGCCTGCCCCTGGGGGCGCTGCTCATGCTCATGATGGCGGCCTGTCCCTGGCTTGGCTGGGGTGGGGGTGTCCGCAACAAAAAAGCCTTTTTCGCCGTGGTGGCTACCTTTGCCGTCAGCGGCGCGGCCATCTGGCTTATGGGGTACCGCCAGCCTACGGCCCTGCTCGGGGCCGCATCTTCCGTAGCCATCCTGACAGGCATCGTTTTTCAGCTGGCCGACAGATCCGTGCGGCGTCAGCCCAACAGCCTGGGCGCGCTGGGCGCACATCTGGGCATGGCGCTGATGGCTATCGGCATAGCCTTTTCCGGGCCGTACAAGATTGAGCGCGACATCCACTTTACCGTGGGCCAGACCCAGACCCTGGCCGGGTACAAGGCGACCCTGCTGGAACTGGAAGAAGGCCGCCGCCCCGGCTATGAGTACATCGCCGCCAAGGTGCGCATTACAGACAAGGACGGCAAGGAACTTGGTGTTGTGGCGCCAGAGCGCCGCCTGTACGAAAAATTCGGCAGCATGCAGTTTTCCGAGGTGGACGTGATCCCGAGCCTTGGGGACGAGCTTTACGCCTCTTTGCTGGGGCTTGATGAAGACTCCCATGTGGTGGTCAAGCTCAGCGTGGAACCTCTTGTCAACTGGCTGTGGATAGGCGGCACCATCATGTGTCTTGTGCCCCTGCTGGGCTTGCGCCGCCGCAAGCCCGCCGACGCTGCCGAGGCCGCGGAACTGGCCGATGGCCTGGACGAAGATGACGCCGTGCCCGATGATCCCGGGTCCGACGGCAAACATGGCGCGGCCTAG
- a CDS encoding sensor domain-containing diguanylate cyclase gives MRNYSGGPGYAVRAVHVAEPETEGMPLSTDMADIRGNLPYKEELEGVVAHGDIFFTYYFKKPDSDEISEKLTYAKLYKPFNWIVCTGIYTNDMEVIIQKREDDFRSAFKDQIISFARIISIMALLYAVLMIFFERHLTGMVNGFILKLKDDETALREEKNKLDDAYKELERVAYYDFLTGLLNRRAMYERLEKEFSRAQREGLQFCLVLADIDHFKVVNDTYGHDAGDVVLQSIAEIFQNNIRQEDCASRWGGEEFLILAISCGLEDGLSLAEKLRKAVEDTPIRIGAAIINVTITLGVVEYTKGKSFSTLIKEADFYLYEGKRQRNCVMSSSGTAKEPLE, from the coding sequence GTGCGTAACTACAGCGGCGGCCCGGGCTATGCCGTGCGGGCCGTGCATGTTGCCGAGCCGGAAACCGAGGGCATGCCCCTGTCCACAGACATGGCGGACATCAGGGGCAACCTGCCGTACAAGGAAGAACTGGAAGGCGTTGTCGCGCACGGCGACATATTTTTTACCTACTATTTCAAAAAGCCGGATTCTGACGAAATAAGCGAAAAACTCACGTATGCCAAACTCTACAAACCGTTTAACTGGATTGTATGCACGGGCATCTATACAAACGATATGGAAGTCATCATACAGAAGCGCGAGGACGACTTCCGCAGTGCATTCAAGGACCAGATTATTTCCTTTGCCAGAATAATTTCCATCATGGCCCTGCTGTACGCCGTTTTGATGATTTTTTTCGAGCGCCACCTTACGGGCATGGTCAACGGCTTTATTCTCAAGCTCAAGGATGACGAAACCGCCTTGCGGGAAGAAAAAAACAAGCTTGATGATGCCTACAAGGAACTGGAACGTGTTGCCTATTATGACTTTCTTACAGGTCTGCTCAACCGGCGGGCCATGTATGAACGTCTTGAAAAGGAATTTTCGCGCGCGCAGCGCGAGGGGCTGCAGTTCTGCCTGGTGCTGGCCGATATCGACCATTTCAAGGTTGTGAACGATACTTATGGACATGATGCGGGCGATGTGGTGCTGCAATCCATCGCGGAAATTTTTCAGAACAATATACGGCAGGAAGACTGCGCCTCCCGCTGGGGCGGCGAGGAATTTCTGATTCTGGCAATTTCCTGCGGGCTTGAAGACGGGCTGTCGCTGGCGGAAAAGCTGCGCAAGGCCGTTGAGGATACTCCCATCCGCATCGGAGCCGCAATTATCAATGTCACCATCACGCTGGGCGTGGTAGAGTACACCAAGGGCAAATCCTTCAGCACGCTTATCAAAGAGGCGGATTTTTATCTTTACGAGGGCAAGCGCCAGAGAAACTGTGTCATGTCCAGTTCCGGCACAGCCAAGGAACCCTTAGAGTAA
- a CDS encoding ABC transporter ATP-binding protein, which produces MLELVRVAKTYGVKVIFKDVNCAFSGGSITMLVGGNGAGKSTLMRIMAGLSRPSAGEARLGGQARLGYLGHATFLYPGLTALENLDFWRTACGLALSRKDLVAALERVGLQAHAHERAGVFSRGMAQRLNLARVLMQTPDLLLLDEPGTGLDAASLSLLRSEVVAARARGACIVLISHDFAGDAPLADRLLVLEGRKLAYDGPPGAYGPVAGVSAAGDSGVGRQPGMPVEGPQCCA; this is translated from the coding sequence GTGCTGGAACTTGTGCGTGTTGCCAAGACCTATGGGGTCAAGGTTATCTTCAAGGACGTGAACTGCGCCTTTAGCGGGGGCAGCATCACCATGCTGGTGGGCGGTAACGGCGCGGGCAAAAGTACGCTTATGCGTATAATGGCCGGGCTTTCCCGGCCAAGCGCGGGCGAAGCCCGGCTGGGCGGGCAGGCGCGTCTGGGCTACCTCGGGCACGCCACGTTCTTGTATCCCGGCCTCACGGCGCTGGAAAATCTTGATTTCTGGCGGACCGCGTGCGGTCTGGCGCTTTCGCGCAAGGATCTTGTGGCGGCTCTTGAGCGTGTTGGGCTGCAGGCCCACGCCCACGAGCGGGCTGGCGTATTTTCGCGCGGCATGGCGCAGCGACTCAATCTGGCCCGTGTGCTCATGCAGACGCCGGACCTGCTGCTGCTGGACGAGCCGGGAACCGGGCTTGATGCGGCCTCGCTGTCACTTTTGCGCAGCGAGGTTGTGGCTGCCCGTGCCCGGGGGGCCTGTATTGTTCTTATCAGCCACGATTTTGCGGGCGATGCACCCTTGGCCGACAGGCTGCTTGTCCTTGAGGGGCGCAAGCTGGCCTATGACGGCCCGCCCGGAGCTTACGGGCCTGTGGCGGGCGTTTCGGCGGCCGGGGACAGTGGCGTGGGGCGGCAGCCCGGCATGCCCGTAGAGGGGCCGCAATGCTGCGCATGA
- a CDS encoding heme exporter protein CcmB: MLRMTLAIARKDLSLTLARGSGLVQALLLGLLLLFVFSLSQGVGERMTPQSAAAVFWLSSAFCQVLVFNQLYALEEVNSARLGLLLCPAPVQAVWLGKGCAGLVLLLLAQVVFLPAGVVFLGQELAGPLPEALLALVLTDVGMCAMGSLLGALAQGQAARESLLSIVLFPLLTPLLLAGISVGAQALGASNPDGPGAWLGVAAAFDAVFLGAGLLLFGHIYAGDE, translated from the coding sequence ATGCTGCGCATGACCCTGGCCATTGCCCGCAAAGACCTTTCGCTGACGCTGGCCCGCGGCAGCGGGCTTGTGCAGGCCCTGCTGCTGGGCTTGCTGCTGCTTTTTGTGTTCAGCCTGTCCCAGGGGGTGGGCGAGCGCATGACGCCGCAAAGCGCAGCGGCCGTGTTCTGGCTCAGTTCCGCCTTTTGCCAGGTGCTTGTGTTCAACCAGCTGTACGCCCTGGAAGAGGTCAACAGCGCCCGGCTGGGGCTGCTGCTTTGCCCTGCGCCCGTGCAGGCCGTCTGGCTTGGCAAGGGCTGCGCCGGGCTTGTTCTGCTGCTGCTGGCGCAGGTGGTATTTCTGCCTGCGGGGGTGGTTTTTCTGGGGCAGGAACTTGCCGGGCCGCTGCCCGAAGCCCTGCTTGCCCTCGTGCTCACGGATGTGGGCATGTGCGCCATGGGGTCCCTGCTGGGGGCACTGGCCCAGGGACAGGCTGCGCGCGAATCACTGTTGAGTATTGTGCTTTTTCCCCTGCTGACGCCCCTGCTGCTCGCGGGCATAAGCGTGGGGGCGCAGGCCCTGGGTGCGTCCAATCCCGATGGGCCGGGCGCGTGGCTTGGGGTTGCGGCCGCCTTTGACGCGGTATTTCTGGGCGCCGGGCTTTTGCTGTTCGGCCATATCTACGCGGGAGACGAATAA